GCGCCGCGTGGCCTGAGCGAAGTGTTTGCACCGGATCGGCGGGCACCGCGGCCGGCGGCGGCACCTCGGGCAGAAGCCGCCCATCCGGTCGGCGAAAACGCAGCGTCCCATCGGGTTGTCGATCGACCTGAAAGCCTTCCTCGTGGACCGCCCGGTGGTGCCGGCGACAGAGTAGCGTGAGGTTTGAGAGCGTGGTCGGGCCGCCCTGCGCCCAGTGGCGAATGTGGTGGCCCTGGCCGAAGTTCATGACGCATCACCACCCGGCTGGAGTCGCACGCGAGACGCTGGGACGTTCCAGCTGGAACGCGCACGCCGTCCTCGAGGACAGACTGACCGGACGCATCGGCGTCCGCCAAGACCTCGGCGTCGACGTGGACGACTACTTGATAACGCTCCCCCGGGGCTCCGGGATCGAGCCCCTGGTGCAGAGCGGCTTCGGCCACCAGCGCCAGGGCATCGGCCTGTTGCTGGGCTAGCGTGGAGATGTCCGGGACCACCGGAAACGTTCCCGCGGGAACGTCGGCCGTGGCGTGCCCGCCTGGACCGGGACACTTCTCCGTCTCGGTCCCCGGACGCACTGCAGCGTCGGCTCCATTGGCGTTCCGCTGCTGATACAGCGCCTCTCGGGCGACCCCTAGCGCCTGCATCACCAGCGCGCCCACCTCAGGCTCCAGCCGTCCGCGCAGGACG
This DNA window, taken from Candidatus Methylomirabilota bacterium, encodes the following:
- a CDS encoding HNH endonuclease signature motif containing protein, whose amino-acid sequence is MNFGQGHHIRHWAQGGPTTLSNLTLLCRRHHRAVHEEGFQVDRQPDGTLRFRRPDGRLLPEVPPPAAVPADPVQTLRSGHAAQGLNIHPRTSCPGWLGERLDARWAIDVLHPRALGEPPSPPESEKTG